One genomic window of Hemitrygon akajei chromosome 1, sHemAka1.3, whole genome shotgun sequence includes the following:
- the pkia gene encoding cAMP-dependent protein kinase inhibitor alpha isoform X3, whose protein sequence is MLYAASGLTLRRVFLTSATVLLCGNPSAMTDVETSYADFIASGRTGRRNALHDILGSPSGVNTSDLSLKLAELNIDKKEGDAEKETQTTNQPSGSQEIQEKSES, encoded by the exons atgctgcctctggGTTGACCCTGCGTAGAGTTTTCCTCACGTCAGCCACg GTACTGCTATGTGGAAACCCGTCAGCAATGACTGATGTTGAAACCTCGTATGCAGACTTCATTGCTTCAGGACGAACAGGCCGGAGAAATGCACTTCATGACATCCTGGGTTCTCCATCAGGTGTAAACACGAGTGATTTAAGCCTTAAATTAGCAGAACTGAACATTGACAAAAAAG AAGGGGATGCTGAAAAAGAAACACAGACAACAAACCAACCTTCTGGATCTCAGGAGATACAAGAAAAGAGCGAAAGCTAA